From a single Hevea brasiliensis isolate MT/VB/25A 57/8 unplaced genomic scaffold, ASM3005281v1 Scaf1, whole genome shotgun sequence genomic region:
- the LOC131176357 gene encoding uncharacterized protein LOC131176357 → MKLDYALWAYHTRYKTPTGTTPFCLVYGKSCYLPVELEHKAYWAIKTLNFNLKAASEKRLLQLNELEEVREDAYEIARIFKDKTKRWGVVLLFNSRLKLFPRKLRSRWSGPFKVTQVFPHGEVEVWNETSSAFKVNGQRLTPFFPGDKLKMDSPNPTVPLHLNNKVEEQPA, encoded by the coding sequence ATGAAACTGGATTATGCATTGTGGGCATACCACACTAGATATAAAACTCCCACTGGAACAACACCCTTCTGCCTAGTTTATGGAAAATCTTGCTACCTCCCCGTCGaacttgaacacaaagcctaTTGGGCAATCAAGACCCTCAATTTTAACCTGAAGGCTGCTAGTGAAAAAAGGCTTCTACAGCTCAATGAGCTGGAAGAAGTCAGGGAGGATGCTTATGAGATTGCTAGAATCTTTAAGGACAAGACCAAAAGATGGGGAGTTGTCCTGCTGTTCAATTCAAGATTAAAACTCTTTCCAAGGAAGTTGAGGTCAAGATGGTCTGGACCCTTTAAGGTAactcaagtcttcccacatggagagGTGGAAGTATGGAATGAAACCTCAAGTGCCTTCAAGGTTAATGGGCAAAGATTGACGCCATTCTTCCCAGGGGATAAATTGAAGATGGATTCACCCAATCCTACAGTACCTCTCCATCTCAATAAT